The genomic DNA ACGGCCGCTGTCGTGGACGGCCGCCATCGGTTCGGCGGAACCGGCATCGTCAGCGACTGGCATACGGCACGCGACTTGATCGCTCGGTCGCCTCTGCCGATCTTCTTGTCGGGCGGCATACGCCCTGAGAACGTCGGCGAAGCCGTCACTCGCGTTCAGCCGCACGGCATCGACCTCTGTAGTGGGGTTGAGGCCGCTCGCAGCAGACGAGACCCAGCCCGAACGGCCGCGCTGTTCCGGGCTTTGCGCAGTGCTCTGGAGGCAATGTGATGGAGCTCAACCTCGGCGTATTGACGGACGAGATCAGCGACGACCTGCAGCTCGCCATCGACACGGCGAAGTCGTGGGGCATATCCAACATCGAACTGCATCGGGTCTGGGGTCAGAACATCTGCCACCTGTGTGACGCCGACCTGAGCCGGGCGCTCGCCATCGTCCGGTCCAGCGGAATGCCCGTCACCTGCATCGACTCGCTGACGCTCCGGTGCGCCCTCGACAGCGACTCGGAGTATTCGGAACACATCGCCCACATGCGCCGGTCCATCGAGCTCGCTCGGCTGTTCGGGACGAACATGGTGCGACTCTTTGCCTTCTGGAAGGAGCCGCAAGTGACGGATGCCGTGTGGCAGCGGATCGTCACGAGGCTCGAACTGCCGATCCGCATCGCGGAACGCGAGGGCATCACGCTCGGGTTCGAGAACGTGTCGTCGGGCAACATCGGTTCGAGCGCCGACATGAAGCGGCTGCTCGACGCATTTCCATCTCCGGCGCTCCAGGTCATCTGGGATCCGGGGAACGCGTACGCGGCCCGCGACGAGCTCTCAGCCGCTGAAGGGTACCGACTGCTGCGGGATCGCGTCGTCCACGTCCACGTGAAAGACTGTGACTTCCACAACGGCGAGCGGCGCTGGCTGCCCGTCGGCGCCGGCAAGGTCGATTACGTCGGCTTCCTGCGCGCCCTGTCAGAGGATGGCTACGGCGGCGTGATCGCCCTCGAAACCCATTATCGGCCAGCCAGTGGAGACGCCATCGAAGCCTCGAGGGCTTCGCTCGACGGTCTGCTCGCCGCCGCAGCCAGAGCGTCGAACGAATAGATCATCGCCGGCAGCTTGCCCAGATTTCGTCACCAACATTGCCGGATATTGCGCAATGGTTCACAAGCGTCCAATCGGCCATCGTCGGGAATCCTCTCCGACCGGCTCCATGCCTGGCGTCCCGACGACCACCTTCGGTATTCCAGGTGCCGCGGAATATGGCACGCATGTTGCCAGGAGAACACCGACGGTTTCTCGGAACTACCTCCCTATCAGTTCGCGAGAGAATCCAGTCTAACCTCCTTATCCAAGAGGCTGCCAAGGCGAGACGGCAGCCTCTTTTTCTGTCCGAAGCAGCCCTTTCGTACTCACATGGCATTGGCACACATCGTGCCTCGCATTGCTCAGCATCTTAACTCTCCTTTCTGAAGCATCGGGCTGCTCGGTTTGACGAGCAGCCCGATTTTTGCTCCTTCCCCCCTTCCCGTCGGTTCCCGGATTCGTGCTAGAATCGCCTAGCGAGCGTCTGATGGCAGGTCCTTCAGTGCGAGGGAGCACGATGCGAGTCGCAGTTGTCGGATTGGCGGGCGTTGGGCGTGTCCACGTGGATCGATGGAGCCGTAGCGACAAGGCGAACCTGGTCGCGGTCTGCGACATCCAGCCGGAGATCGCCCAGGATACGGCTGACCGAATGGGCGTCGCCTCCTACCTCTCGGTTCACAATCTGCTCGACAGCGCCAGACCCGATGCCATCAGCGTCTGCACACCACCCAAGAGCCATCTGCCCATCGCGTCTGCCGCAGCCCGGAGAGGCGTCCACGTGCTCGTTGAGAAGCCGATGGCGAGCAGTGTCGCGGACTGCCGGGCGATCATCGACGCGTGCGCGGAGAACGGCGTGACATTGCTGGTAGGTCACAAGAAGCGGTTCGTCCCGACCATTGTCCGGCTGAAGTCCCTCACCGAGGGCGAGCTCGGTCGCATCCGGTTCATGCTCCATCGCTACCCGCACCCGTGGCTCTCGGACAAGGACTGGTTCTGGCAGGAGGACGACGGCGGCGGACCCATCCTCGAGAACGCCGTCCATGCGGCAGACACGCTCGGTTTCCTGATGGGCGATGTCGAGCGCGTCTTCGCCGAGGGCGACTCGTTCTTCGCCGAATCGCGCGCGCCGCAGATCAACTGCGCCGCCTGGACGCTGCGATTCGCCGACGGAGGCATCGCCACGGTCGGGTCAGGGATGGTCTCGATGCCTGCGTTCAGCTTCGAGGATTTCTACGCGGCGACCGACGCCGGGATCGCCGAAATCAGTGGCTCGTTCGACAACCCGAATCGCCTCCGGTGGGGGATGCGGTCGGCGCCAAGCAACGCCACGGACGAGGTGCTCGACGCCGATCCTTTCGCGCTCGAGATCGACCACTTCATCGAGTCCATACGCTCGAAGACGACCCCCATCGCCGACGGCGTTGCCGGCATGAAGGCGGTCGCCATATGCCGCGCTGTCAAGCTGTCCGCAGTCCGACGCGAACCCGTCACTATCGCAGAGATGCTTGCCGTCTGACTCAGGAGCCGAGGGAGCCCGCTTCGCGATGAACGCCCAGGACGTACGAGCGCTCAACGCCCGGATCGAGCAGGAGAGCCGCTACCTCGACACGATGCTCTCGGAGATCGAGGGCGTCATCGTCGGGCAGCGGCAGCTCATCGAGCGCTTGCTGGTCGGGCTGATCGCCGACGGGCACCTGCTCCTCGAAGGCGTTCCGGGGCTCGCCAAGACCACTGCCGTCAAGTGCCTCGCAGCGACGATCCAGGCGAAGTTCCAGCGGATCCAGTTCACGCCCGACCTGCTGCCGGCGGACATCATCGGAACGGTCATCTACCATCAGCGAGATGGGTCTTTCGCCGCGAAGCAGGGGCCCGTCTTCGCGAACGTGGTACTCGCAGACGAAGTGAACCGAGCGCCTGCGAAGGTTCAGTCCGCCCTGCTCGAAGCGATGCAAGAGCGGCAAGTCACCATCGGCGACCGCACGTATCCGCTCGCGGCTCCATTCCTCGTGCTGGCGACTCAGAACCCCATCGAGCTCGAGGGAACCTATCCGCTGCCCGAAGCCCAAATCGACCGGTTCCTGTTCAAGCTGCGCATCGACTACCCGGATCGCGAGGCGGAGATCGAGATTCTCGAGCGTGGAACCGGCTCTGTGGTTCCGACCGTGCGTCCCATCGCCACGACGACGCAGATCCTTCAATCGCGCGATACGGCGCGAGCCGTCTACGTGGATCGCCGCGTTCAGGAGTACATCGTCGATCTGGTGCGCGCGACACGAGAACCGGTGGCAGTCGGTCTGCCACGCCTGAAGCCCCTGCTCGACTATGGCGCGTCGCCGAGAGCCTCGATCTTCCTGGCACTGGCAGCGAAGGCGTATGCCTATCTGAACCATCGTGCCTATGTGGTTCCCGACGACGTGATCGCCGTCGCGCCGGACGTGCTCCGACATCGGCTTATCCTGTCCTACGAAGCTGAGGCGGAAGAGCTCACGGCGGACGACCTGCTGACAGAGGTCATGGGAGCCGTCAAGGTTCCGTAGCGAAGGCTCGACGGAACCTGGTTGTCGCCGACGAGGAGCAGGCAGGCGCCGACCTGTCCTCATGGGAGGGACATCTGAAGCGAAAGGTCGTGGGGTACATCAGGAGGAACACGTTGGGAGACTGCCCGATCACGCCCGAACATGTCGCGTTCTACCGCGAGAACGGGTTCATTCAGTGCGACGGTTTCTTCACGCGCGAGGAGGTCGCCGGCTTACGCGACGCTCTCGACCGAGCCGTTGCGGACCAGCGCGACCGCATCCTCGGTCAGACGGGCCCCGTCGCAGACGATTACATGCGCGTCTTCAATCAGCTCGTTAACCTCTGGACGGACTACCACGCGGTCAAGCCGTACACGTTCCATCCAAGGCTCGCGGAGAGCGCTCGGAGGCTGTCGGAGACGCGCCACGTGCGGCTCTACCACGATCACGCCCTCATCAAGCCGCCAGGCGAACGGAGCCGCGAGACGAACTGGCACCAAGATGCGCCCTACTGGCCCATGGACCCTGTCGGAGCGCTCTCGGCGTGGATCGCCCTGGATGACGTGTCGCTCCTCAATGGATGCCTGCAGTTCATCCCCGGTTCCCACCGCTTCGGCAGGCTGGAGCCGATCCGGCTCGGCGTCGACGGCGAGAGCATCGTCGAGAAGATGGAGGCGAGAGGGCAGCATGTCGCGGCGCCGGTCACGGCCGAGATGAACGCGGGTGGCGTAACCTTCCACCATGGGTGCACGTTCCACTACGCCACGCCAAATCGCTCGGACGATCATCGCCGCGCGTTCGCCATCATCTACATCCCGGAC from Candidatus Poribacteria bacterium includes the following:
- a CDS encoding sugar phosphate isomerase/epimerase; amino-acid sequence: MELNLGVLTDEISDDLQLAIDTAKSWGISNIELHRVWGQNICHLCDADLSRALAIVRSSGMPVTCIDSLTLRCALDSDSEYSEHIAHMRRSIELARLFGTNMVRLFAFWKEPQVTDAVWQRIVTRLELPIRIAEREGITLGFENVSSGNIGSSADMKRLLDAFPSPALQVIWDPGNAYAARDELSAAEGYRLLRDRVVHVHVKDCDFHNGERRWLPVGAGKVDYVGFLRALSEDGYGGVIALETHYRPASGDAIEASRASLDGLLAAAARASNE
- a CDS encoding Gfo/Idh/MocA family oxidoreductase, which produces MAGPSVRGSTMRVAVVGLAGVGRVHVDRWSRSDKANLVAVCDIQPEIAQDTADRMGVASYLSVHNLLDSARPDAISVCTPPKSHLPIASAAARRGVHVLVEKPMASSVADCRAIIDACAENGVTLLVGHKKRFVPTIVRLKSLTEGELGRIRFMLHRYPHPWLSDKDWFWQEDDGGGPILENAVHAADTLGFLMGDVERVFAEGDSFFAESRAPQINCAAWTLRFADGGIATVGSGMVSMPAFSFEDFYAATDAGIAEISGSFDNPNRLRWGMRSAPSNATDEVLDADPFALEIDHFIESIRSKTTPIADGVAGMKAVAICRAVKLSAVRREPVTIAEMLAV
- a CDS encoding MoxR family ATPase: MNAQDVRALNARIEQESRYLDTMLSEIEGVIVGQRQLIERLLVGLIADGHLLLEGVPGLAKTTAVKCLAATIQAKFQRIQFTPDLLPADIIGTVIYHQRDGSFAAKQGPVFANVVLADEVNRAPAKVQSALLEAMQERQVTIGDRTYPLAAPFLVLATQNPIELEGTYPLPEAQIDRFLFKLRIDYPDREAEIEILERGTGSVVPTVRPIATTTQILQSRDTARAVYVDRRVQEYIVDLVRATREPVAVGLPRLKPLLDYGASPRASIFLALAAKAYAYLNHRAYVVPDDVIAVAPDVLRHRLILSYEAEAEELTADDLLTEVMGAVKVP
- a CDS encoding phytanoyl-CoA dioxygenase family protein, encoding MVVADEEQAGADLSSWEGHLKRKVVGYIRRNTLGDCPITPEHVAFYRENGFIQCDGFFTREEVAGLRDALDRAVADQRDRILGQTGPVADDYMRVFNQLVNLWTDYHAVKPYTFHPRLAESARRLSETRHVRLYHDHALIKPPGERSRETNWHQDAPYWPMDPVGALSAWIALDDVSLLNGCLQFIPGSHRFGRLEPIRLGVDGESIVEKMEARGQHVAAPVTAEMNAGGVTFHHGCTFHYATPNRSDDHRRAFAIIYIPDGTLYTGRGDAAGAGDEMEAGKPWVHRLHPVLAGEE